Below is a window of Oncorhynchus masou masou isolate Uvic2021 unplaced genomic scaffold, UVic_Omas_1.1 unplaced_scaffold_12056, whole genome shotgun sequence DNA.
GGAAGAAAATTAACAAAAGCTATGGAGAACTCAACCCAAGTCAAGTTCTTTTATCTCTTTGGCTTCAAAGAGACATTTGTCAACAAATCGGTCTATTTTACCTTGTCTCTTATCACATATCTTCTCATCATCACTGTGAATCTGACTCTGATCCTAACAATCATTCAGGAGAAAGGTCTCCATGAGCCCATGTATATCTttctgtgtagtctgtgtgtcAATGGATTGTATGGAACTGCTGGTTTCTACCCCAAGTTCTTACTGGACCTTCAGTCAGATGTTCAGGTGATATCTTATGGTGGATGTTTGACTCAAACCTTTGTAATATACACATCTGTCACGTGTGAAATGTCTATTCTAACAGTGATGTCTTACGACAGGTATGTGGCAATATGCAGACCACTACTATATCATACCATTGTGACATCTTTAACTGTTAGAAAGTTACTCTTATTGTCTTGGTGTTATCCTTTATTTATAGCACTAATAAGTCTTAGTTTAACAGTCAGACTTCCTTTGTGTGGATCTCGCATTGATAAAATTTTCTGTGACAATCCGTCTATACTGAAACATGCATGTTTACCCATTACCATCAATCAGAATTGGAGCCGATGTTTAATAGTGGTTCATGTTTTACAGTTACTTTACATTGTATTTTCTTACTGTCAGATTGTAAGGACTTGTGTAAAGTCGTCTAAGGGAAGGATTAAGTTCACACAGACATGTGTGCCACATTTATTAACAATTGTTATTTTCATCACAGTGACCCTGTTTGACAATTTGCAAGGGTGGAATAATGTAAATATAACTCTAAATATGCGTAATGCAATGGCCGTACAATTCCTTATTATACCACCTGTCTTAAACCCTGTCATATATGGACTTAACCTCAAGCAGATTCGAAGGGCAGTTTTAAGAAAGTGTAATACACATAAAATCTTTGTTATGAGGCGTTAGTTACATCTTAAACAACAGGGAGACTTACTGGTGTCAGAAGTCAACAAAATGAAGGTAAAATCTTCCAAAACTGCTGCAAGGTTAAATGGCCCCGAATTTGTTGATGTCTATCGCCCTCTTCTGGGAAAGTGATTTACAAATATTCCAAGAATAGAGTAATTGTAGCACACCTCCTGAGCATGAAAATGCTTGActggatcccaaatggcaccctattccctttatggtgcactacttttgaacagaaccaaagtagtgcactatttaggaaaTCAGGTCCAATGTATAGCACAAATATGTGACTCCTTATACAGTTAAGAACTTTTTAAAGAAGAACAGCAATATGCAAAGCTACTCCTTCGAGCTATACTTTCCCCACTGGGTGATTTATTCATAATACTATTAACAAAAATAAATTATTTCATTAATGGTTGTGGTTACAACACAGTAAATATATAGCTTGGTTTAGGTTCTTGAGTTGTGATAATGTATATATGTGCTTATAAACAGGCGTCCACAGTGTATCTCTCAAAATAAATGTGTGTTCACAACCACTTTGGAAGGCAATTCATTGTTTAATTGGTGCAATAACACAAATATGCATGAAACTAGAAAGTAAGGTTGAATGTAGGCTACACATTTGGAGTGATTATAAATTGCATTAACAAGATACAATAAATAGtgaacagaaatatcacattctGAATTCCCATTGAATTTATTTACTGGACGTAGATTTTTCTCCAGCGTATACATATTCTATATTAATATTCGGACAATTTCAAATCATGTATTTTGACTGACTTCTGGTGGTATTAATATACAAGTTATTGGAGCAGTATCCCTGTGTCAAGCAAGAACACATTTCACAGGCACAGGTTTCTTTATATCTTTCACACCTCAGAAATCTGATAATATATATtattgggatcttttattttatttttaaaaataagAGTTTGATGGATGATATAAATATGTTTTGTTAAAACTATTGTGGACACATAATCAAATAATTCACACACATTCATTCACCTCCATACACACTCAAGACATTTAAGGACTAAGAATTGCTGCCTTGACCAGTGAAAGCAAATCAACAAAAGCTATGGAGAACTCAACCCAAGTCAAGTTAATTAATCTATTTGGTTTACAAGAGACATTTAACAACAAATCTGTCTATTTTACCTTGTCTCTTATCACATACCTTCTCATCATCACTGTGAATCTGACTCTGATCATAACAATCATTCAGCAGAAAGGTCTCCATGAGCCCATGTATATCTTTCTGTGTAGTCTATGTGTCAATGGATTGTATGGAACTGCTGGTTTCTACCCCAAGTTCTTACTGGACCTTCAGTCAGATGTTCAGGTGATATCTTATGGTGGATGTTTGACTCAAACCTTTGTAATATACATATCTGTCCTGTGTGAAATGTCTACTCTAACAGTGATGTTATATGACAGGTATGTGGCAATATGCAGACCACTACTATATCATACCATTGTGACATCTTTAACTGTTAGAAAGTTACTCTTATTTTCTTGGTGTTATCCTTTATTTATAGCACTCATAGCACTTAGTTTAACAGTCAGACTTCCTTTGTGTGGATCTCGCATTGATAAGATCTTCTGTGACATTCCGTCTATACTGAAACATGCATGTTTACCCATTACCATCAATCAGAATTTGAGCTTTTGTATAATAGTGGTTCATGTTTTACAGATACTTCTCATTGCATTTTCTTATTGTCAGATTGTAAGGATTTGTATAAAGTCAGCTAAGGGAAGGATTAAGTTCACACAGACATGTGTGCCACATTTATTGACAATGGTTATTTTCATCACAGTGACCCTTTGTGACACTTTTCAAGGATGgattaaaaatgtaaatattaCTCTCTATAAGCGTAGTGCAATGGCTGTACAATTCCTTGTTATACCACCTGTCTTTAACCCTGTCACATACGGACTTAATCAGATTCGAGTGGGCAGTTTTTAGAAAGTGAAATACTCATAAAAGCATTGATGTGAGAGGTTAGTTACATGATCTTACACAACAGGGAGACTTCCTGATTGATATCAGAAGTCAACAAAAATAAAGCTAAAATCTGGCAAAACTGTTGCAAGGTTAAATGGCCCCTCATCTGTTTTATCTATCGCCCTCTTCTGTGAAAATGATTTACAAATATTCCAAGAATAGAGTAATTGTAGCAAATCCAAATGTATtgctcacatacacatatttagcagatgttattgctggtgtaaaaaaatgcttgtgttcctagctccaacagtgcagtaatatccaacaataaacacaaatctaaaatagtaaaataatggaattaagaaatacagaaatattaggacgagcaatgtcggtgTCTGGAGCATAAATATATATGAtttatacagtgcattaggaaagtattcagaccccttcccttttcccacgttttgttacgttacagccttattctaaaatggatttttctttttaaatgtcctcaatctacacacaattctccataataacaaagcgacAACAGTTTGAGGGAAAaatgagcaaagtacagagagatccttgatgaaaacctattcagacttgggcgaaggtacacatttcaacaggacaacgaccctaagcacacaggcaagacaacgcaggagtggcttcgggacaagcctctgaatgtcattgagtggcccagccagagccgggactgaatacttatgtgaatgtgatatttccgtttatTTTTTTACGTAAATTTACACTTCcattcaaaagttttagaacacctactcattcaagtgtttttactTTCTTTTTACAATTGTTTTACCATTTATTTTACCACcatattgtataataatagtgaagacaccaaaacaatgaaataacacatatggaatcatgtagtaaccaaaaaagtgttaaacaaatcaaagagagattcttcaaagtagccaccctttgacttgatgacagctttgcaatctcttggcattctctcaacgagtttcatgaggtagtcacttggaatgtatttcaattaaggtgtgccttgttaatttgtgggatttctttccttcttaatgcgtttgagctaatcagttgtgttgtgacaaggtaggggtggtatacagaagatttggtaaaagaccaagtccatgttatggcaagaacagcccaaataagcaaagagaagtgACAGTCCATCAtctatttatttttaaacaaaaaaagcattatatttatttaactaggcatttcagttaataacaaattcttattaccggggaacaatgggttaactaccttgttcaggggaagaacaacagatttttgtcttgtcagcttggggattgaaatggttttcttgagttgaaggagagacaatgactaacacctgcctctgattgagaaccatatcaggccaaacacagaaacagacaaactagacacacaacatagaatgcccactcagatcacaccctgaccaaacaaaacaaaaaaacatacaaagaaaactatggtcagggtgtgacagcaatTTGATCTAACAATCTTTCAGTTACAGGTTAcccaacaatctaaccactaggctacctgccgccacaagATGTGAAGTTCAgacaatctggaaaatttcaagaagcACTATCGAGCacgatgatgaaactggctctcatgaggaccaccacagtaaaggaagacacagagttacctctgctgcagaggatacgttcattatagttaactgcacctcatattgtagccaaaataaatgctttacagagttcaagtgacagacatctcaacatcaactgttcagaggagactgcgagaatcaggcctttatgctgcaaataaactactactaaaggacacctaaaagaagaagagacttgcttgggccaagaaacatgagcaatggacattagaccggtggaaatctgtcctttggtccaaatttgagatttttggttccaaccaccgtgtctttgtgagatgcagaattaatggatgatctccgcatgtgaggtcccaccgtgaagcatggaggaagaggtgtgatggtgtgagggtgctttgctggtgacactgtctgtgatttatatagaattcaagtcacacttatccagcatggttaccacagtattctgcagcgatacaccattccATCCTGTTATCACTTAGTAGgactatcgtttgtttttcaacaggacaatgacccaacacacctccaggcggtgtaagggctatttgaccaagaaggagagtgatggagtgctgcatcagatgacctggcctccacaatcacttgacctcaacccaattggagAAGGTTTTGgctgagttggactgcagagaagggaaagcagccaacaagtgctcagcatatgtgggaactctttcaagactttgtggtaaaagcattccaggttaaactggttaagagaatgccaagaatgtgcaaagctgtcatcaaggcaaaggggtggcaactttgaaaatctaaaatctaaattatgttctgatttgtttaacacttttctgttaaagtatgtagaaaatagtgaaaataaataaaaacccttgaatgagtaggtgcatccaaacttttgaatggttctGTATATCACCTCTTCTTGGTAAAGTGATTCACAAATATACTCAAGAATAGATGAATTGGAGCACAACGCCTTTTATGAgaaaatgttttttaatgaatttgcaaataaattggcaaataaataaattaaaaatcctacaatgtgattttctggatttttttctcattttgtctgtcatagttgaagtatacctatgatgaaaattacaggcctctctcaaatttttaagtgggagaacttgcacaattggtggctgactaaatactttttgccccactgtacagaatggcaggcaggctcagggtcagggaaggGAAAATTGTCAAAACCGGGAAACCTAGAAAACAGGAACAAgaaaagacaggagcaagggggaaAACGCTGGTGGGCTTCACGAACAAAACGAACTGGAACAGACAAAAAGAGAACACAgctataaatacactggggataatggggaagacgggcgacacctggagggtggagacaagcacaaagaccggtgaaacagatcagggtatgACACAAATAGGAACCTTTTCATAATGTTCCCTAAGGGACAATAAAATACCTTATTATATCGTTATACTCGGACCAAACTGGAATCTGTACTGAATGTCCTCGTATGGTCCCAAGGTTAACGTCATGTTTTAATGTTTGTAGAGTGGTCTCAGAACATCAGTCCTAAGGACATTCGGTGATGTT
It encodes the following:
- the LOC135529894 gene encoding olfactory receptor 6N1-like — encoded protein: MENSTQVKFFYLFGFKETFVNKSVYFTLSLITYLLIITVNLTLILTIIQEKGLHEPMYIFLCSLCVNGLYGTAGFYPKFLLDLQSDVQVISYGGCLTQTFVIYTSVTCEMSILTVMSYDRYVAICRPLLYHTIVTSLTVRKLLLLSWCYPLFIALISLSLTVRLPLCGSRIDKIFCDNPSILKHACLPITINQNWSRCLIVVHVLQLLYIVFSYCQIVRTCVKSSKGRIKFTQTCVPHLLTIVIFITVTLFDNLQGWNNVNITLNMRNAMAVQFLIIPPVLNPVIYGLNLKQIRRAVLRKCNTHKIFVMRR
- the LOC135529893 gene encoding olfactory receptor-like protein DTMT gives rise to the protein MENSTQVKLINLFGLQETFNNKSVYFTLSLITYLLIITVNLTLIITIIQQKGLHEPMYIFLCSLCVNGLYGTAGFYPKFLLDLQSDVQVISYGGCLTQTFVIYISVLCEMSTLTVMLYDRYVAICRPLLYHTIVTSLTVRKLLLFSWCYPLFIALIALSLTVRLPLCGSRIDKIFCDIPSILKHACLPITINQNLSFCIIVVHVLQILLIAFSYCQIVRICIKSAKGRIKFTQTCVPHLLTMVIFITVTLCDTFQGWIKNVNITLYKRSAMAVQFLVIPPVFNPVTYGLNQIRVGSF